From Argonema galeatum A003/A1:
CCTTACCACCCGACACCCAAGAATTGGGGCATCTTGTCCTCAATCGCCAAGAAGAATTTCTGGGACGCTTCCAGTTAATCCTCAACGAAAAGATTACGGCGATGCGTACCCGCTATCATGAAGATTATCATTTAGGACAAGTGCTTTACACGGGTAATGACTTCATTATCATTGATTTTGAAGGCGATCCGACTCGCACTTTGAGCGAACGACGCATGAAGCGATCGGCCCTACGAGATGTAGCTGGAATGTTGCAATCTTTCTATTATGCTGCTAGCATTGCACTCCGCAGCGAAATAGAAAGCGGTACGATTCGCCCTGACAATCTTCCCGTGATGAAAGCTTGGAGTACCTTTTGGTACAAATGGGTGAGTGCTGCTTTTCTTAATTCCTATCTAGAAGTTGCAGGTAAAGATAGCTTCTTACCAAAAAATCAGCAAGAACTGCAAGTGTTGCTGGATGGGTATTTGTTGGAGAAAATTATCTACGATTTGGGCTACGAACTCAACAATCGCCCAGATAGGGTGGAGATTCAACTACAGCGTTTACTTCAGCTTTAAGTAATAGATGTAGGTGTGTTGCAGACACCCTAAGTTTTATTTTTATTTTGTTCATGTGGAGGTCGATCGCATTTATAGCAACCGCCAAGGCGATTAAGACATTCTCAATTCCTGAAACGTTGGCGGATTCTAAACACTTCTTCCCCTAGTCCCTAGCCCCTAGCCCCTAGTCCCTAGCTATATTATGCTCAATTCCGACAACTTAACTTTGCTTTTGAAGGTCAACGGCACCCAACATACCTTGCAAATTGACCCGCGTGTCACATTACTGGATGCGTTACGAGAGAAAATTGGACTGACCGGGACTAAAAAGGGTTGCGATCGCGGTCAGTGTGGCGCTTGTACAGTGTTAGTTGATGGACGGCGCATCAACTCTTGCCTGACACTTGCCGTCATGTATCAAGAAACTGAAATTACCACAATTGAAGAACTGGCGAAGGGTGAAGAACTGCATCCAATGCAAGCTGCCTTCATTAAACACGATGGGTTTCAGTGTGGATATTGTACTCCCGGTCAAATTATGTCTGCCGTTGGTCTTTTAGCTGAAGGATGCCCCAGTGACGATGCCGAAATCAAAGAGTGTATGAGTGGGAATATCTGTCGTTGCAGCGCTTATCCCGGTATTGTTGCCGCTATTCAAGAGGTTCGCCAAATGGGTTCTTTCGAGTCAAATATGCGGTCGTAGTAGCACAGCGTCATCAATATCTCGGTCATACCAAGATTTAAATTATGCCGTGCTACTACAAAATGTTTATTTTGAACATTAGCATAATAATTCCGAAAGACGCGAAATTCTTGAACCGCTAACACACCATCCGTTCTTCTCTTATCTGCGTTCATCTGCGTTCATCCCTCTTCATCTGCGGTAAAAATTTAACCAACGATGACAACAGACAATCTGACGATATCACTAATGTACTAAAGATGTAACCAAACACGATATAAAATATGAAACCATTCAGTTACGTGCGTGCCACGAATCAAAACACAGCTATTCAGGGAGTTGCCAATCGTCAAAGCGCCAAATTTATTGCGGGTGGCACGAACTTAATCGATTTGATGAAAGTAGAAGTAGCGCAACCAGATCGACTTGTTGATATTACCCAATTACCATTATCCGAAATTGAAATAAATTCCGATGGTTTGCGAATAGGGGCGTTAGTAAGGAATAGCGATTTAGCATATCATCCAGAAGTGCGATCGCATTACCCCCTCCTTTCCCAAGCTATCCTGGCAGGGGCATCGCCGCAACTCCGCAACATGGCAACAGTCGGCGGCAATTTGATGCAGAGAACGCGCTGCTACTATTTTATGGATATTGCAGCACCTTGCAACAAACGAGATCCCGGTGTCGGTTGTGCCGCAATTGAGGGATATAACCGCATTCACGCTATCTTTGGGGCAAGCGACAAGTGCATCGCCACCCATCCTTCTGATATGTGCGTGGGACTGGCGGCGCTAGATGCTAGAGTGCGCGTGGCGGGTTCAAATGGCGATCGCACTATTCCCATCGCAGACTTTCACCGTTTACCTGGAGACATACCAGAAAGAGATACCGTACTAGAACAAGATGAACTGATCGTCGCTATCGATTTACCAAACTCACCCTTTGCCAAAAACTATCACTATCTCAAAGTTAGAGATCGCGCTTCCTACGCTTTTGCCCTAGTTTCCGTTGCTGCTGCCCTTGAGATTGAGAATGGCACAATTAAAGCAGCAAGAATAGCATTAGGTGGAGTTGCCCATAAACCTTGGCGGGCATTAGTCGCAGAAGATATTTTAGTCGGTGCCAAACCCATCCAAGAAACCTTCACCGCTGCTGCTACAGCAACCATCAGGGAGGCCAAACCATACCGACACAATCAATTTAAAGTCGAAATGGCAAAACGTGCGATCGTTCGGGCATTGATAAATGCAACAGAGAAATCTTAAAACATCGATCAAATCTTTTCTCTTCTCTTCGCGTCTTCGCGGTTCGTCAAAAAAACATCTGATATCGTCAAATTGTCTGTTGTTATCGTTGGTTAAATTTTTACCGCAGATGAAGACAGATGAACGCAGATGAACGCAGATAAGAATAAGAACACAAATTTTTTAGTAACCGATGCGTAAGGACATGATATGAATCAAACAATTGGCAAACCCATAAATCGAGTTGACGGTCGCCTGAAAGTCACAGGTGACGCCAAATACTCTGGCGAAATTCCTCTAGAGAATATCGCTTATGGCGTCATAATTACCAGCACGATCGCACGCGGTCGCATCAAACACATCGACACCAGCGTTGCCCAAAAATCCTCCGGCGTAATTGGGATAATCACCCACTTGGATGCGCCCAAACTCTACGCCCGTCCGAACTTCGGTCACGAAGGTGCTGCGGGAGAAAAACTTGCACCTTTGCAAAATCCCACCATTCACTACAGCGGTCAAGCAATTGGCGTTGCGATCGCCGATACCCTAGAACGCGCTACCTACGCTGCTTCTCTCGTCAAAGTTGATTATGAAGTGGAAACACCTCTAACCGAGATGGGAAAAGAAAGAAACCGGGCATATCCTATCAAAAAATTCGTTGAATTCACCGTAGAATTCGCGCTAGGCGATGCGGATGCCGAATTTGCCAAAGCAGAGGTAAAAATAGAAGCGACCTACACCACCCCTACCGAACATCACAATCCGATGGAACCCCACGCCACAGCAGCGGTTTGGGAGGGAGAAAACCTCACCGTTTACGATTCCACCCAGTATATCTTCGGTATGCGTGAGGGATTGGCAAAGATGTTGGGCATCCCGCACGCAAACGTGCGCGTGCTATGCAAGTTTATCGGTGGTTCGTTTGGTTGTAAATACGGGCTGTGGGCGCATACTCCCTTAGCTGCGATCGCTGCCCGCCAGTTTTGCCGTCCGGTGAAAATTGTCCTCACTCGCGAACAAATGTTTGGATTAGTCGGACATCGTAGCGAAACGGAACAGCAGATAAAATTAGGTGCAACTCCAGACGGTCGTCTTACAGCGCTGATTCATCAGGGCATTTCCCAGACTTCCATATTTGACGAATTTGTGGAAACCTTTACCACAACTTCCCGCACGATGTACGCCGTTCCCAACCTGCGGACAGCGCAAAGTGTAGTGCCCCTAAATAAGGGAACGCCAACCATTATGCGGGCACCGGGGGAAAGTGTGGGGACATTTGCCCTAGAATCGGCAATGGATGAACTTGCCTGGGCCCTCAAGCTTGACCCGATCGAGTTGCGACTTCGCAATTACGCTGAAGTACATCCCGCACGGCAAGTTCCCTGGTCGAGTAAATCCCTCAAAGAGTGTTACGCATTGGCGGCAGAAAAATTTGGTTGGTCGCGCCGCACCCCAGAACCGGGTTCTATGCGAGACGATCGTTATCTGATTGGTATGGGTATGGCGAGTGCTTGTTTCCCGATGGAACATTTTCCCGCTTCTGCCATTGCACGTATCTTCGCAGATGGCAGCGTTGTGGTGCAAAGCGGTTCCCAGGAAATCGGCACGGGAACGGCAACGGTAATGGCGCAACTGACGGCGGATGTGCTGGGTGTGCCGGTGGAGAAGGTGCGGTTTGAGTTTGGGGATACGGAATTAGCGCGATCGCCCGGTACTGTCGGTTCGGGTACTGCTGCTAGTGTCGGGACTGCGGTGCATGGCGCGGCAAAGGCAGTCCGGGCAAAGGTGCTGGCGTTGGCGCAAAAAGACCCGAATTCTCCCCTTTACGCAGTTCCCGAAACGGACATCGAAACATCACAAGAACGCATTTTTGTTAAGAACGATTCAGCTAAAGGGGAAACTTATCAGGCAGTTTTGGCACGCCACAATCTCCAACAGATTGATGCCAGCTTTGATGCCAAACCGCAAGAAGAAGAGGAATTTGCCAAGTGTTCTTTCGGGGCGCATTTTGTCGAGGTGCGGGTCGATCCTGAGTTGGGTGAGGTGCGTCTTACCCGCGTAGTGGGGGCGTTTGCGGCAGGACGGATTTTAAACGAAAAGACGGCCCGATCGCAAATAAGCGGTGCCACGATCATGGGCATCGGTATGGCATTGCACGAGGAAACCATCACCGATCCGCACACGGGACGAATTGTGAATGACAATTTAGCCGAGTATCACCTTCCCGTCAACGCCGATATTCCCCCAATTGATATCTATTTTATAGATGAAGTAGACACCCACGTAAATCCTATTGGCGTAAAAGGTGCGGGTGAAGTTGGCATAACCGGAATTATCGCCGCAATAGCAAATGCTGTTTATCACGCCACTGGCAAACGCATTCGCGATCTGCCAATTACACCAGATAAATTGCTTTAGATCGTTCGTTGTAGCTTGTTCGCTGTTGATTGCATAATTGACTAAAAAAATGAATGAATTACAGGCAATTATCGACGCATTTGCAGACATACAACGGAATCATAAAAATGCCGTACTTGCCACCGTTGTAAAAGTCAAAGGTTCAGCTTATCGCCGTCCCGGTGCAAGAATGCTGATTACCGAAGATGGTTATAGAGT
This genomic window contains:
- a CDS encoding (2Fe-2S)-binding protein; translated protein: MLNSDNLTLLLKVNGTQHTLQIDPRVTLLDALREKIGLTGTKKGCDRGQCGACTVLVDGRRINSCLTLAVMYQETEITTIEELAKGEELHPMQAAFIKHDGFQCGYCTPGQIMSAVGLLAEGCPSDDAEIKECMSGNICRCSAYPGIVAAIQEVRQMGSFESNMRS
- a CDS encoding FAD binding domain-containing protein, with the translated sequence MKPFSYVRATNQNTAIQGVANRQSAKFIAGGTNLIDLMKVEVAQPDRLVDITQLPLSEIEINSDGLRIGALVRNSDLAYHPEVRSHYPLLSQAILAGASPQLRNMATVGGNLMQRTRCYYFMDIAAPCNKRDPGVGCAAIEGYNRIHAIFGASDKCIATHPSDMCVGLAALDARVRVAGSNGDRTIPIADFHRLPGDIPERDTVLEQDELIVAIDLPNSPFAKNYHYLKVRDRASYAFALVSVAAALEIENGTIKAARIALGGVAHKPWRALVAEDILVGAKPIQETFTAAATATIREAKPYRHNQFKVEMAKRAIVRALINATEKS
- a CDS encoding xanthine dehydrogenase family protein molybdopterin-binding subunit; the protein is MNQTIGKPINRVDGRLKVTGDAKYSGEIPLENIAYGVIITSTIARGRIKHIDTSVAQKSSGVIGIITHLDAPKLYARPNFGHEGAAGEKLAPLQNPTIHYSGQAIGVAIADTLERATYAASLVKVDYEVETPLTEMGKERNRAYPIKKFVEFTVEFALGDADAEFAKAEVKIEATYTTPTEHHNPMEPHATAAVWEGENLTVYDSTQYIFGMREGLAKMLGIPHANVRVLCKFIGGSFGCKYGLWAHTPLAAIAARQFCRPVKIVLTREQMFGLVGHRSETEQQIKLGATPDGRLTALIHQGISQTSIFDEFVETFTTTSRTMYAVPNLRTAQSVVPLNKGTPTIMRAPGESVGTFALESAMDELAWALKLDPIELRLRNYAEVHPARQVPWSSKSLKECYALAAEKFGWSRRTPEPGSMRDDRYLIGMGMASACFPMEHFPASAIARIFADGSVVVQSGSQEIGTGTATVMAQLTADVLGVPVEKVRFEFGDTELARSPGTVGSGTAASVGTAVHGAAKAVRAKVLALAQKDPNSPLYAVPETDIETSQERIFVKNDSAKGETYQAVLARHNLQQIDASFDAKPQEEEEFAKCSFGAHFVEVRVDPELGEVRLTRVVGAFAAGRILNEKTARSQISGATIMGIGMALHEETITDPHTGRIVNDNLAEYHLPVNADIPPIDIYFIDEVDTHVNPIGVKGAGEVGITGIIAAIANAVYHATGKRIRDLPITPDKLL